In Osmerus mordax isolate fOsmMor3 chromosome 23, fOsmMor3.pri, whole genome shotgun sequence, one DNA window encodes the following:
- the LOC136967395 gene encoding signal-regulatory protein beta-2-like, with translation MFVYEKIPVQFDPQLHICFVYNLPKRNLSLYDAGTYYCAVASFCTLNEDIIVQPDHVMVVREGESVNLTCLRTYNKAVLWFKQIIGQKPVLIVTSYVHSFILNIKNLKPEHLNVSRGVNSCNLTITQTQLEDSATYYCALTSIGITFGDGTLLIVKEFEPKSRTIVQHSVSESHKPGDSVTLNCTIHTETCSGEHNVYWFTHGSGESRPGILYTHGGRSDQCEKSPEAGSPTQSYVYNLPKRNLSLSDAGTYYCAVASCGEILFGNGIKQDIQEGTDTSDCQTEYRSASVSRTNEQVSDDVDLNYSTLKFTDKKKTKTRRQKENPIYTEVR, from the exons atgtttgtctatgagaagatccctgtgcagttcgaccctcaattacacatttgctttgTTTACAACCTCCCCAAGAGGAACCTCAGCCTCTATGATGCTGGGACTTATTACTGTGCTGTGGCCTCAT TTTGTACATTGAACGAGGACATCATTGTGCAACCAGATCATGTCATGGtggtcagagagggagaaagtgtgaaTCTAACTTGCCTCCGTACATATAATAAGGCTGTTCTGTGGTTCAAGCAGATTATTGGACAGAAGCCTGTTCTGATTGTTACATCATATGTGCATTCCTTTATATTGAACATCAAAAATCTGAAACCTGAACACCTTAATGTGAGCAGAGGAGTCAATAGTTGTAATCTGACCATCACCCAGACTCAGCTAGAGGATTCAGCCACTTACTACTGTGCACTTACATCCATTGGCATCACATTTGGAGATGGAACTCTTCTAATTGTTAAAG AATTTGAACCGaaaagcagaactattgtgCAGCACTCAGTATCTGAGTCACATAAACCAGGAGACTCTGTGACCCTAAACTGTACAATACACACTGAGACCTGTTCAGGAGAACACAATGTCTATTGGTTCACACATGGCTCAGGAGAATCCCGTCCAGGAATCCTTTAcacccatggaggcaggagtgaTCAGTGTGAGAAGAGCCCTGAGGCTGGGTCTCCTACACAGAGCTATGTCTACAACCTCCCCAAGAGGAACCTCAGCCTCTCTGATGCTGGGACTTACTACTGTGCTGTGGCCTCATGTGGGGAGATACTGTTTGGGAATGGGATCAAGCAAGACATTCAAG AGGGGACAGACACGTCCGATTGCCAAACAGAGTACAGGTCTGCCTCTGTGAGCAGAACAAATGAACAG GTCAGTGATGATGTTGACCTGAACTACTCCACTTTAAAGTTCACTGACAAGAAGAAAACCAAGAccaggagacagaaagaaaacccAATCTACACTGAAGTGAGATAG